The following proteins are encoded in a genomic region of Lactiplantibacillus plantarum:
- a CDS encoding FtsB family cell division protein, whose amino-acid sequence MTNGSRNKIKQLDNDYIRQVATDEHGQAQRVAQVRRRRFILIVAVFGALILFFGFQLINTRSNLHQVNRQVATSQVKLKKVQQKNNQLESQIKQLNNKDYLQKLLRSKYDYTKSGETVYSLPNDNAADVTAN is encoded by the coding sequence ATGACGAACGGGTCACGTAACAAAATCAAGCAGTTAGATAATGATTATATTCGTCAAGTTGCCACCGACGAGCATGGGCAAGCCCAGCGTGTTGCACAAGTACGGCGGCGACGGTTTATTTTGATTGTTGCGGTGTTCGGAGCATTGATACTATTCTTTGGTTTTCAGTTGATTAATACGCGGTCCAATCTGCACCAGGTAAACCGTCAAGTTGCGACCAGTCAAGTTAAATTAAAAAAGGTGCAGCAAAAAAATAATCAACTTGAGAGTCAGATCAAACAGTTGAATAATAAGGATTACTTACAAAAGTTATTACGTTCAAAGTATGATTATACGAAGAGTGGCGAAACGGTCTACAGCTTACCAAATGATAATGCTGCCGATGTAACTGCCAACTAA
- a CDS encoding RNA-binding S4 domain-containing protein, with protein MRLDKFLKVSRIIKRRSVAKEIADKGRIQINGKVAKSSSNVSVDDELIISFGNKTLTVKVTQLLETTKKNDAELMYDIISEDYKTDYRQPFSD; from the coding sequence ATGCGTTTAGATAAGTTTTTAAAGGTTTCACGAATCATCAAGCGGCGCTCTGTTGCTAAAGAAATCGCCGATAAGGGGCGGATTCAAATTAACGGTAAGGTAGCGAAATCTTCCAGTAATGTTAGCGTTGATGATGAACTAATTATTAGTTTTGGAAATAAGACATTAACAGTCAAAGTGACGCAGTTATTGGAAACAACTAAGAAAAATGATGCCGAGCTGATGTATGACATCATCAGCGAAGACTACAAAACGGATTATCGCCAACCATTTAGTGATTAG